In the Oncorhynchus keta strain PuntledgeMale-10-30-2019 chromosome 29, Oket_V2, whole genome shotgun sequence genome, one interval contains:
- the LOC118361864 gene encoding oocyte zinc finger protein XlCOF7.1-like isoform X12, which yields MCGRRGGTLSPRFICPLKKGHLSGGHKSFVKPARDNTWRDDQPITVDEGSGTSTQHIMVIESVDVEAAGPGGSSLVKQERTEENDPQQNRNIQTETVAGVASPLATTYLTASPQPNTKANITKDSGTLNAVLKSETDTETLIVTQRLLHTGSDHRSDPERLGLGPLGCPPAPGSEYLLYSNPSPRTVHSHRDAGDALETGNDPSCSYNTEVDPGNMPLGLETHNDLSRGDWNRYSSSVYSEGCLDKKEEVIVVDEVTVKVEGDAPPTWNADSDLGDRHSQGRDLLDYSGSLGTNQNVATHSPLHAFRDRDPVSTTMGPSDSHGNILFNQVLNSKDQRTKAQAGGATSDHSNEKRFLCMFCNKGFSCLQKLEIHQRVHTGVKPFSCTQCHMRFSHSSSLKRHQRVHTGVKPFSCTQCHMRFAQAGDLKRHQRVHTGEKPYSCTQCHMRFAQAGNLKMHLKVHTGERPFACMDCGKRFSERSYLMIHQQKNHSTLEHSK from the exons ATGTGTGGCAGAAGAGGTGGGACTCTGAGCCCAAGATTTATATGCCCTCTAAAGAAAG GACATCTCTCTGGAGGCCACAAGAGCTTTGTGAAGCCAGCAAGAGacaatacatggagagatgaccaaccaatcactgttgatgaggggagtggaacctcaacccagcACATTATGGTGATAGAG TCTGTAGATGTAGAGGCTGCAGGTCCTGGAGGATCGTCTCTGGTCAAGCAGGAGAGGACTGAAGAAAACGACCCACAACAAAACAGAAACATCCAGACTGAAACAGTGGCTGGAGTGGCATCCCCTTTAGCCACAACGTACCTCACCGCCTCGCCCCAGCCCAACACCAAAGCCAACATCACAAAGGACAGTGGAACGCTGAACGCTGTCCTCAAGTCAGAGACCGACACAGAGACTTTAATTGTAACACAAAGGCTTTTACACACAGGTTCTGACCACAGGTCAGACCCAgagagactggggctggggccaCTTGGCTGTCCTCCTGCTCCTGGCTCAGAGTATTTACTTTACAGTAACCCGAGCCCAAGGACAGTTCATTCCCATCGAGATGCAGGTGACGCATTAGAGACTGGCAATGATCCGTCTTGTTCTTACAATACAGAGGTGGACCCTGGCAACATGCCCTTGGGTTTAGAGACACATAATGATCTGTCTAGAGGGGACTGGAACCGGTACAGTAGTAGCGTATACTCTGAAGGGTGCCTAGATAAGAAAGAGGAGGTTATAGTGGTAGATGAGGTGACTGTGAAAGTGGAGGGCGATGCTCCTCCCACATGGAATGCAGATAGTGATCTAGGAGACAGACACTCACAGGGCAGAGATTTGTTAGATTACAGTGGAAGCTTAGGGACAAATCAAAATGTCGCCACCCACTCCCCTTTACACGCGTTCAGGGATCGCGACCCAGTGTCCACGACAATGGGGCCTTCCGATTCACACGGCAACATCCTTTTCAATCAGGTATTGAACTCGAAGGACCAAAGGACCAAGGCTCAGGCAGGGGGAGCAACATCAGACCATAGTAATGAGAAacggttcctctgcatgttctgtaacaaaggGTTCAGCTGCCTCCAGAAGttggagatccaccagagggtccacacaggggtgaaacccttcagctgtacccagtgtcataTGCGCTTCTCCCACTCGTCCAGCCttaagaggcaccagagggtccacacaggggtgaaaccattcagctgtacccagtgtcacatgcgcTTTGCCCAGGCTGGTGActtgaagaggcaccagagggtccacacggGGGAGAAACCCTATAGCTGTACCCAATGTCACATGCGCTTCGCCCAGGCTGGCAACCTGAAGatgcacctgaaggtccacacgGGAGAGAGGCCGTTTGCCTGTATGGACTGCGGAAAGAGGTTCTCTGAGAGGAGCTACCTCAtgatacaccagcagaaaaaccATTCCACTCTTGAACATAGCAAGTAA
- the LOC118361864 gene encoding oocyte zinc finger protein XlCOF7.1-like isoform X14, giving the protein MCCIVTGHLSGGHKSFVKPARDNTWRDDQPITVDEGSGTSTQHIMVIESVDVEAAGPGGSSLVKQERTEENDPQQNRNIQTETVAGVASPLATTYLTASPQPNTKANITKDSGTLNAVLKSETDTETLIVTQRLLHTGSDHRSDPERLGLGPLGCPPAPGSEYLLYSNPSPRTVHSHRDAGDALETGNDPSCSYNTEVDPGNMPLGLETHNDLSRGDWNRYSSSVYSEGCLDKKEEVIVVDEVTVKVEGDAPPTWNADSDLGDRHSQGRDLLDYSGSLGTNQNVATHSPLHAFRDRDPVSTTMGPSDSHGNILFNQVLNSKDQRTKAQAGGATSDHSNEKRFLCMFCNKGFSCLQKLEIHQRVHTGVKPFSCTQCHMRFSHSSSLKRHQRVHTGVKPFSCTQCHMRFAQAGDLKRHQRVHTGEKPYSCTQCHMRFAQAGNLKMHLKVHTGERPFACMDCGKRFSERSYLMIHQQKNHSTLEHSK; this is encoded by the exons ATGTGTTGTATTGTTACAG GACATCTCTCTGGAGGCCACAAGAGCTTTGTGAAGCCAGCAAGAGacaatacatggagagatgaccaaccaatcactgttgatgaggggagtggaacctcaacccagcACATTATGGTGATAGAG TCTGTAGATGTAGAGGCTGCAGGTCCTGGAGGATCGTCTCTGGTCAAGCAGGAGAGGACTGAAGAAAACGACCCACAACAAAACAGAAACATCCAGACTGAAACAGTGGCTGGAGTGGCATCCCCTTTAGCCACAACGTACCTCACCGCCTCGCCCCAGCCCAACACCAAAGCCAACATCACAAAGGACAGTGGAACGCTGAACGCTGTCCTCAAGTCAGAGACCGACACAGAGACTTTAATTGTAACACAAAGGCTTTTACACACAGGTTCTGACCACAGGTCAGACCCAgagagactggggctggggccaCTTGGCTGTCCTCCTGCTCCTGGCTCAGAGTATTTACTTTACAGTAACCCGAGCCCAAGGACAGTTCATTCCCATCGAGATGCAGGTGACGCATTAGAGACTGGCAATGATCCGTCTTGTTCTTACAATACAGAGGTGGACCCTGGCAACATGCCCTTGGGTTTAGAGACACATAATGATCTGTCTAGAGGGGACTGGAACCGGTACAGTAGTAGCGTATACTCTGAAGGGTGCCTAGATAAGAAAGAGGAGGTTATAGTGGTAGATGAGGTGACTGTGAAAGTGGAGGGCGATGCTCCTCCCACATGGAATGCAGATAGTGATCTAGGAGACAGACACTCACAGGGCAGAGATTTGTTAGATTACAGTGGAAGCTTAGGGACAAATCAAAATGTCGCCACCCACTCCCCTTTACACGCGTTCAGGGATCGCGACCCAGTGTCCACGACAATGGGGCCTTCCGATTCACACGGCAACATCCTTTTCAATCAGGTATTGAACTCGAAGGACCAAAGGACCAAGGCTCAGGCAGGGGGAGCAACATCAGACCATAGTAATGAGAAacggttcctctgcatgttctgtaacaaaggGTTCAGCTGCCTCCAGAAGttggagatccaccagagggtccacacaggggtgaaacccttcagctgtacccagtgtcataTGCGCTTCTCCCACTCGTCCAGCCttaagaggcaccagagggtccacacaggggtgaaaccattcagctgtacccagtgtcacatgcgcTTTGCCCAGGCTGGTGActtgaagaggcaccagagggtccacacggGGGAGAAACCCTATAGCTGTACCCAATGTCACATGCGCTTCGCCCAGGCTGGCAACCTGAAGatgcacctgaaggtccacacgGGAGAGAGGCCGTTTGCCTGTATGGACTGCGGAAAGAGGTTCTCTGAGAGGAGCTACCTCAtgatacaccagcagaaaaaccATTCCACTCTTGAACATAGCAAGTAA
- the LOC118361864 gene encoding zinc finger protein 662-like isoform X3: MANCVVFHTQIASVMEVLANAAVAEICKLVDDDYAVFRLEITQSQKENRGLRRKLQLLEMKVSRERAERTMRERVLASRPSSVKILDQYRGMARGHLSGGHKSFVKPARDNTWRDDQPITVDEGSGTSTQHIMVIESVDVEAAGPGGSSLVKQERTEENDPQQNRNIQTETVAGVASPLATTYLTASPQPNTKANITKDSGTLNAVLKSETDTETLIVTQRLLHTGSDHRSDPERLGLGPLGCPPAPGSEYLLYSNPSPRTVHSHRDAGDALETGNDPSCSYNTEVDPGNMPLGLETHNDLSRGDWNRYSSSVYSEGCLDKKEEVIVVDEVTVKVEGDAPPTWNADSDLGDRHSQGRDLLDYSGSLGTNQNVATHSPLHAFRDRDPVSTTMGPSDSHGNILFNQVLNSKDQRTKAQAGGATSDHSNEKRFLCMFCNKGFSCLQKLEIHQRVHTGVKPFSCTQCHMRFSHSSSLKRHQRVHTGVKPFSCTQCHMRFAQAGDLKRHQRVHTGEKPYSCTQCHMRFAQAGNLKMHLKVHTGERPFACMDCGKRFSERSYLMIHQQKNHSTLEHSK; this comes from the exons atggctaactgtgtggtttttcacactcaaatagcctccgTTATGGAGGTTCTAGCGAAtgcagccgtggcagagatctgtaaactcgtagacgacgactatgcagtgtttcgattggaaataactcaaagccagaaagaaaaccGGGGATTGCGAAGGAAACTACAGCTACTGGAAATGAAGGTATCACGGGAGCGCGCAGAGAGGACAATGCGAGAGCGCGTTCTCGCCAGTCGTCCCAGTAGTGTCAAGATCCTCGACCAATACAGAGGGATGGCAAGAG GACATCTCTCTGGAGGCCACAAGAGCTTTGTGAAGCCAGCAAGAGacaatacatggagagatgaccaaccaatcactgttgatgaggggagtggaacctcaacccagcACATTATGGTGATAGAG TCTGTAGATGTAGAGGCTGCAGGTCCTGGAGGATCGTCTCTGGTCAAGCAGGAGAGGACTGAAGAAAACGACCCACAACAAAACAGAAACATCCAGACTGAAACAGTGGCTGGAGTGGCATCCCCTTTAGCCACAACGTACCTCACCGCCTCGCCCCAGCCCAACACCAAAGCCAACATCACAAAGGACAGTGGAACGCTGAACGCTGTCCTCAAGTCAGAGACCGACACAGAGACTTTAATTGTAACACAAAGGCTTTTACACACAGGTTCTGACCACAGGTCAGACCCAgagagactggggctggggccaCTTGGCTGTCCTCCTGCTCCTGGCTCAGAGTATTTACTTTACAGTAACCCGAGCCCAAGGACAGTTCATTCCCATCGAGATGCAGGTGACGCATTAGAGACTGGCAATGATCCGTCTTGTTCTTACAATACAGAGGTGGACCCTGGCAACATGCCCTTGGGTTTAGAGACACATAATGATCTGTCTAGAGGGGACTGGAACCGGTACAGTAGTAGCGTATACTCTGAAGGGTGCCTAGATAAGAAAGAGGAGGTTATAGTGGTAGATGAGGTGACTGTGAAAGTGGAGGGCGATGCTCCTCCCACATGGAATGCAGATAGTGATCTAGGAGACAGACACTCACAGGGCAGAGATTTGTTAGATTACAGTGGAAGCTTAGGGACAAATCAAAATGTCGCCACCCACTCCCCTTTACACGCGTTCAGGGATCGCGACCCAGTGTCCACGACAATGGGGCCTTCCGATTCACACGGCAACATCCTTTTCAATCAGGTATTGAACTCGAAGGACCAAAGGACCAAGGCTCAGGCAGGGGGAGCAACATCAGACCATAGTAATGAGAAacggttcctctgcatgttctgtaacaaaggGTTCAGCTGCCTCCAGAAGttggagatccaccagagggtccacacaggggtgaaacccttcagctgtacccagtgtcataTGCGCTTCTCCCACTCGTCCAGCCttaagaggcaccagagggtccacacaggggtgaaaccattcagctgtacccagtgtcacatgcgcTTTGCCCAGGCTGGTGActtgaagaggcaccagagggtccacacggGGGAGAAACCCTATAGCTGTACCCAATGTCACATGCGCTTCGCCCAGGCTGGCAACCTGAAGatgcacctgaaggtccacacgGGAGAGAGGCCGTTTGCCTGTATGGACTGCGGAAAGAGGTTCTCTGAGAGGAGCTACCTCAtgatacaccagcagaaaaaccATTCCACTCTTGAACATAGCAAGTAA
- the LOC118361864 gene encoding oocyte zinc finger protein XlCOF7.1-like isoform X5 has protein sequence MEVLANAAVAEICKLVDDDYAVFRLEITQSQKENRGLRRKLQLLEMKVSRERAERTMRERVLASRPSSVKILDQYRGMARGHLSGGHKSFVKPARDNTWRDDQPITVDEGSGTSTQHIMVIESVDVEAAGPGGSSLVKQERTEENDPQQNRNIQTETVAGVASPLATTYLTASPQPNTKANITKDSGTLNAVLKSETDTETLIVTQRLLHTGSDHRSDPERLGLGPLGCPPAPGSEYLLYSNPSPRTVHSHRDAGDALETGNDPSCSYNTEVDPGNMPLGLETHNDLSRGDWNRYSSSVYSEGCLDKKEEVIVVDEVTVKVEGDAPPTWNADSDLGDRHSQGRDLLDYSGSLGTNQNVATHSPLHAFRDRDPVSTTMGPSDSHGNILFNQVLNSKDQRTKAQAGGATSDHSNEKRFLCMFCNKGFSCLQKLEIHQRVHTGVKPFSCTQCHMRFSHSSSLKRHQRVHTGVKPFSCTQCHMRFAQAGDLKRHQRVHTGEKPYSCTQCHMRFAQAGNLKMHLKVHTGERPFACMDCGKRFSERSYLMIHQQKNHSTLEHSK, from the exons ATGGAGGTTCTAGCGAAtgcagccgtggcagagatctgtaaactcgtagacgacgactatgcagtgtttcgattggaaataactcaaagccagaaagaaaaccGGGGATTGCGAAGGAAACTACAGCTACTGGAAATGAAGGTATCACGGGAGCGCGCAGAGAGGACAATGCGAGAGCGCGTTCTCGCCAGTCGTCCCAGTAGTGTCAAGATCCTCGACCAATACAGAGGGATGGCAAGAG GACATCTCTCTGGAGGCCACAAGAGCTTTGTGAAGCCAGCAAGAGacaatacatggagagatgaccaaccaatcactgttgatgaggggagtggaacctcaacccagcACATTATGGTGATAGAG TCTGTAGATGTAGAGGCTGCAGGTCCTGGAGGATCGTCTCTGGTCAAGCAGGAGAGGACTGAAGAAAACGACCCACAACAAAACAGAAACATCCAGACTGAAACAGTGGCTGGAGTGGCATCCCCTTTAGCCACAACGTACCTCACCGCCTCGCCCCAGCCCAACACCAAAGCCAACATCACAAAGGACAGTGGAACGCTGAACGCTGTCCTCAAGTCAGAGACCGACACAGAGACTTTAATTGTAACACAAAGGCTTTTACACACAGGTTCTGACCACAGGTCAGACCCAgagagactggggctggggccaCTTGGCTGTCCTCCTGCTCCTGGCTCAGAGTATTTACTTTACAGTAACCCGAGCCCAAGGACAGTTCATTCCCATCGAGATGCAGGTGACGCATTAGAGACTGGCAATGATCCGTCTTGTTCTTACAATACAGAGGTGGACCCTGGCAACATGCCCTTGGGTTTAGAGACACATAATGATCTGTCTAGAGGGGACTGGAACCGGTACAGTAGTAGCGTATACTCTGAAGGGTGCCTAGATAAGAAAGAGGAGGTTATAGTGGTAGATGAGGTGACTGTGAAAGTGGAGGGCGATGCTCCTCCCACATGGAATGCAGATAGTGATCTAGGAGACAGACACTCACAGGGCAGAGATTTGTTAGATTACAGTGGAAGCTTAGGGACAAATCAAAATGTCGCCACCCACTCCCCTTTACACGCGTTCAGGGATCGCGACCCAGTGTCCACGACAATGGGGCCTTCCGATTCACACGGCAACATCCTTTTCAATCAGGTATTGAACTCGAAGGACCAAAGGACCAAGGCTCAGGCAGGGGGAGCAACATCAGACCATAGTAATGAGAAacggttcctctgcatgttctgtaacaaaggGTTCAGCTGCCTCCAGAAGttggagatccaccagagggtccacacaggggtgaaacccttcagctgtacccagtgtcataTGCGCTTCTCCCACTCGTCCAGCCttaagaggcaccagagggtccacacaggggtgaaaccattcagctgtacccagtgtcacatgcgcTTTGCCCAGGCTGGTGActtgaagaggcaccagagggtccacacggGGGAGAAACCCTATAGCTGTACCCAATGTCACATGCGCTTCGCCCAGGCTGGCAACCTGAAGatgcacctgaaggtccacacgGGAGAGAGGCCGTTTGCCTGTATGGACTGCGGAAAGAGGTTCTCTGAGAGGAGCTACCTCAtgatacaccagcagaaaaaccATTCCACTCTTGAACATAGCAAGTAA
- the LOC118361864 gene encoding zinc finger protein 662-like isoform X4 yields MANSMVFHTQIASIMEVLANAAVAEICKLVDDDYAVFRLEITQSQKENRGLRRKLQLLEMKVSRERAERTMRERVLASRPSSVKILDQYRGMARGHLSGGHKSFVKPARDNTWRDDQPITVDEGSGTSTQHIMVIESVDVEAAGPGGSSLVKQERTEENDPQQNRNIQTETVAGVASPLATTYLTASPQPNTKANITKDSGTLNAVLKSETDTETLIVTQRLLHTGSDHRSDPERLGLGPLGCPPAPGSEYLLYSNPSPRTVHSHRDAGDALETGNDPSCSYNTEVDPGNMPLGLETHNDLSRGDWNRYSSSVYSEGCLDKKEEVIVVDEVTVKVEGDAPPTWNADSDLGDRHSQGRDLLDYSGSLGTNQNVATHSPLHAFRDRDPVSTTMGPSDSHGNILFNQVLNSKDQRTKAQAGGATSDHSNEKRFLCMFCNKGFSCLQKLEIHQRVHTGVKPFSCTQCHMRFSHSSSLKRHQRVHTGVKPFSCTQCHMRFAQAGDLKRHQRVHTGEKPYSCTQCHMRFAQAGNLKMHLKVHTGERPFACMDCGKRFSERSYLMIHQQKNHSTLEHSK; encoded by the exons GTTCTAGCGAAtgcagccgtggcagagatctgtaaactcgtagacgacgactatgcagtgtttcgattggaaataactcaaagccagaaagaaaaccGGGGATTGCGAAGGAAACTACAGCTACTGGAAATGAAGGTATCACGGGAGCGCGCAGAGAGGACAATGCGAGAGCGCGTTCTCGCCAGTCGTCCCAGTAGTGTCAAGATCCTCGACCAATACAGAGGGATGGCAAGAG GACATCTCTCTGGAGGCCACAAGAGCTTTGTGAAGCCAGCAAGAGacaatacatggagagatgaccaaccaatcactgttgatgaggggagtggaacctcaacccagcACATTATGGTGATAGAG TCTGTAGATGTAGAGGCTGCAGGTCCTGGAGGATCGTCTCTGGTCAAGCAGGAGAGGACTGAAGAAAACGACCCACAACAAAACAGAAACATCCAGACTGAAACAGTGGCTGGAGTGGCATCCCCTTTAGCCACAACGTACCTCACCGCCTCGCCCCAGCCCAACACCAAAGCCAACATCACAAAGGACAGTGGAACGCTGAACGCTGTCCTCAAGTCAGAGACCGACACAGAGACTTTAATTGTAACACAAAGGCTTTTACACACAGGTTCTGACCACAGGTCAGACCCAgagagactggggctggggccaCTTGGCTGTCCTCCTGCTCCTGGCTCAGAGTATTTACTTTACAGTAACCCGAGCCCAAGGACAGTTCATTCCCATCGAGATGCAGGTGACGCATTAGAGACTGGCAATGATCCGTCTTGTTCTTACAATACAGAGGTGGACCCTGGCAACATGCCCTTGGGTTTAGAGACACATAATGATCTGTCTAGAGGGGACTGGAACCGGTACAGTAGTAGCGTATACTCTGAAGGGTGCCTAGATAAGAAAGAGGAGGTTATAGTGGTAGATGAGGTGACTGTGAAAGTGGAGGGCGATGCTCCTCCCACATGGAATGCAGATAGTGATCTAGGAGACAGACACTCACAGGGCAGAGATTTGTTAGATTACAGTGGAAGCTTAGGGACAAATCAAAATGTCGCCACCCACTCCCCTTTACACGCGTTCAGGGATCGCGACCCAGTGTCCACGACAATGGGGCCTTCCGATTCACACGGCAACATCCTTTTCAATCAGGTATTGAACTCGAAGGACCAAAGGACCAAGGCTCAGGCAGGGGGAGCAACATCAGACCATAGTAATGAGAAacggttcctctgcatgttctgtaacaaaggGTTCAGCTGCCTCCAGAAGttggagatccaccagagggtccacacaggggtgaaacccttcagctgtacccagtgtcataTGCGCTTCTCCCACTCGTCCAGCCttaagaggcaccagagggtccacacaggggtgaaaccattcagctgtacccagtgtcacatgcgcTTTGCCCAGGCTGGTGActtgaagaggcaccagagggtccacacggGGGAGAAACCCTATAGCTGTACCCAATGTCACATGCGCTTCGCCCAGGCTGGCAACCTGAAGatgcacctgaaggtccacacgGGAGAGAGGCCGTTTGCCTGTATGGACTGCGGAAAGAGGTTCTCTGAGAGGAGCTACCTCAtgatacaccagcagaaaaaccATTCCACTCTTGAACATAGCAAGTAA
- the LOC118361864 gene encoding oocyte zinc finger protein XlCOF7.1-like isoform X11, translated as MHRKFRTPGQQRKTKAPIIGNEIRINGHLSGGHKSFVKPARDNTWRDDQPITVDEGSGTSTQHIMVIESVDVEAAGPGGSSLVKQERTEENDPQQNRNIQTETVAGVASPLATTYLTASPQPNTKANITKDSGTLNAVLKSETDTETLIVTQRLLHTGSDHRSDPERLGLGPLGCPPAPGSEYLLYSNPSPRTVHSHRDAGDALETGNDPSCSYNTEVDPGNMPLGLETHNDLSRGDWNRYSSSVYSEGCLDKKEEVIVVDEVTVKVEGDAPPTWNADSDLGDRHSQGRDLLDYSGSLGTNQNVATHSPLHAFRDRDPVSTTMGPSDSHGNILFNQVLNSKDQRTKAQAGGATSDHSNEKRFLCMFCNKGFSCLQKLEIHQRVHTGVKPFSCTQCHMRFSHSSSLKRHQRVHTGVKPFSCTQCHMRFAQAGDLKRHQRVHTGEKPYSCTQCHMRFAQAGNLKMHLKVHTGERPFACMDCGKRFSERSYLMIHQQKNHSTLEHSK; from the exons ATGCATCGCAAATTCAGAACCCCTGGACAGCAACGTAAAACTAAAGCACCGATCATTGGGAACGAGATCAGAATCAATG GACATCTCTCTGGAGGCCACAAGAGCTTTGTGAAGCCAGCAAGAGacaatacatggagagatgaccaaccaatcactgttgatgaggggagtggaacctcaacccagcACATTATGGTGATAGAG TCTGTAGATGTAGAGGCTGCAGGTCCTGGAGGATCGTCTCTGGTCAAGCAGGAGAGGACTGAAGAAAACGACCCACAACAAAACAGAAACATCCAGACTGAAACAGTGGCTGGAGTGGCATCCCCTTTAGCCACAACGTACCTCACCGCCTCGCCCCAGCCCAACACCAAAGCCAACATCACAAAGGACAGTGGAACGCTGAACGCTGTCCTCAAGTCAGAGACCGACACAGAGACTTTAATTGTAACACAAAGGCTTTTACACACAGGTTCTGACCACAGGTCAGACCCAgagagactggggctggggccaCTTGGCTGTCCTCCTGCTCCTGGCTCAGAGTATTTACTTTACAGTAACCCGAGCCCAAGGACAGTTCATTCCCATCGAGATGCAGGTGACGCATTAGAGACTGGCAATGATCCGTCTTGTTCTTACAATACAGAGGTGGACCCTGGCAACATGCCCTTGGGTTTAGAGACACATAATGATCTGTCTAGAGGGGACTGGAACCGGTACAGTAGTAGCGTATACTCTGAAGGGTGCCTAGATAAGAAAGAGGAGGTTATAGTGGTAGATGAGGTGACTGTGAAAGTGGAGGGCGATGCTCCTCCCACATGGAATGCAGATAGTGATCTAGGAGACAGACACTCACAGGGCAGAGATTTGTTAGATTACAGTGGAAGCTTAGGGACAAATCAAAATGTCGCCACCCACTCCCCTTTACACGCGTTCAGGGATCGCGACCCAGTGTCCACGACAATGGGGCCTTCCGATTCACACGGCAACATCCTTTTCAATCAGGTATTGAACTCGAAGGACCAAAGGACCAAGGCTCAGGCAGGGGGAGCAACATCAGACCATAGTAATGAGAAacggttcctctgcatgttctgtaacaaaggGTTCAGCTGCCTCCAGAAGttggagatccaccagagggtccacacaggggtgaaacccttcagctgtacccagtgtcataTGCGCTTCTCCCACTCGTCCAGCCttaagaggcaccagagggtccacacaggggtgaaaccattcagctgtacccagtgtcacatgcgcTTTGCCCAGGCTGGTGActtgaagaggcaccagagggtccacacggGGGAGAAACCCTATAGCTGTACCCAATGTCACATGCGCTTCGCCCAGGCTGGCAACCTGAAGatgcacctgaaggtccacacgGGAGAGAGGCCGTTTGCCTGTATGGACTGCGGAAAGAGGTTCTCTGAGAGGAGCTACCTCAtgatacaccagcagaaaaaccATTCCACTCTTGAACATAGCAAGTAA